A portion of the Gossypium arboreum isolate Shixiya-1 chromosome 8, ASM2569848v2, whole genome shotgun sequence genome contains these proteins:
- the LOC108469027 gene encoding auxin-induced protein 22D-like → MERRVNYENDLNLMATELRLGLPGCGDDEPQRKTNPSIRNNKRTVPEISEVSSSESNSSITMSGSDDQDSPPPAKEQVVGWPPIRSNRKNCLQSSKRNEVEGMGMYVKVSVDGAPYLRKIDLKVYGGYPQLLKALENMFKLTIGAYSKREGYNGSDYAPTYEDKDGDWMLVGDVPWEMFISSCKRLRIMKGSEARGLGCV, encoded by the exons ATGGAAAGGAGAGTGAATTACGAGAATGATCTCAATCTCATGGCAACTGAGCTAAGATTGGGATTGCCTGGTTGTGGTGATGATGAGCCCCAAAGAAAAACAAATCCCAGTATCAGAAATAATAAAAGAACTGTACCTGAGATTTCTGAGGTATCGAGTTCTGAGAGCAATTCTAGCATTACAATGTCTGGGAGTGATGATCAAGACAGTCCCCCTCCTGCCAA GGAACAAGTTGTAGGATGGCCACCAATCCGATCAAACAGGAAAAATTGCTTACAAAGTTCCAAGAGAAATGAAGTTGAAGGGATGGGGATGTATGTGAAAGTAAGCGTTGATGGAGCTCCTTATCTCAGAAAGATTGATCTCAAGGTTTATGGGGGCTATCCTCAACTCCTCAAAGCTTTGGAAAATATGTTCAAGCTCACCATTG GTGCATACTCAAAGAGGGAAGGCTACAATGGATCTGACTATGCTCCTACTTATGAAGACAAAGATGGTGACTGGATGCTTGTTGGAGATGTTCCCTGGGA GATGTTCATTTCCTCCTGCAAGAGGCTGAGAATCATGAAAGGATCAGAAGCTAGAGGGTTGGGCTGTGTATGA